A single genomic interval of Peromyscus leucopus breed LL Stock chromosome 7, UCI_PerLeu_2.1, whole genome shotgun sequence harbors:
- the LOC114695271 gene encoding 4-trimethylaminobutyraldehyde dehydrogenase-like produces the protein MLAFKSWSKKSGMERAQVLLEAARMIKEQKDAIATMETINNGKSVFEAHQDVDTSWQCLEYYAGLAASMAGEHIQLPGGSFGYTRREPLGVCVRIGAWNYPFQIACWKSAPALACGNAMIFKPSPFTPVSALLLAEIYTKAGVPPGLFNVVQGGAATDQFLCQHPEVAKVSFTGCVPTGTKIMEMSAKGIKPVTLELGGKSPLIIFADCTLENAVKGAMVANFLSQGQVCCNGTRVFVQKTILDKFIKEVVEQTEKIKIGDPLLEDTRMGPLINEPHLERVLGFIKSAKKQGATVLYGGKPHVPTDPKLKHGFYMTLCILTDCTDDMTCVREEIFGPVMSILSFENEEEVLERANDTIYGLAAGVFTRNIQRAHRVVAQLQVGTCYINNYNVSPVELPFGGYKKSGFGRKNGCVTVEYYSQLKMVYVEMGDVESPFENE, from the coding sequence ATGCTTGCCTTTAAAAGCTGGAGTAAAAAATCTGGCATGGAGCGTGCCCAAGTCCTTTTAGAGGCTGCCCGGATGATAAAGGAACAGAAAGATGCAATTGCCACCATGGAGACAATCAACAATGGGAAGTCCGTATTTGAGGCCCATCAGGATGTTGACACTTCCTGGCAGTGCCTGGAATACTATGCAGGCCTGGCTGCATCCATGGCAGGAGAGCACATCCAACTCCCAGGAGGATCCTTTGGCTATACCAGAAGAGAGCCACTCGGGGTGTGTGTGCGGATAGGAGCATGGAACTACCCCTTCCAGATTGCCTGTTGGAAGTCTGCTCCTGCTTTGGCCTGTGGTAATGCCATGATCTTTAAGCCCTCTCCCTTCACGCCTGTGTCTGCTTTGCTCCTGGCTGAGATCTATACCAAAGCTGGTGTGCCTCCTGGGCTCTTCAACGTGGTGCAAGGGGGAGCTGCCACAGACCAGTTTCTGTGTCAGCATCCTGAAGTGGCCAAAGTTTCCTTCACTGGATGCGTGCCCACTGGCACGAAGATCATGGAGATGTCAGCTAAAGGAATCAAACCCGTCACTTTGGAACTTGGAGGCAAATCTCCTCTTATCATCTTCGCAGACTGTACCCTGGAGAACGCTGTGAAGGGGGCAATGGTGGCCAACTTCCTCTCACAAGGCCAGGTTTGCTGTAATGGCACTAGAGTGTTTGTGCAAAAGACAATTCTtgataaatttataaaagaagtTGTAGAGCAgactgaaaagataaaaattggaGACCCCCTTCTGGAAGATACAAGGATGGGCCCACTCATCAATGAGCCACATCTGGAACGAGTCCTTGGGTTTATAAAGTCAGCAAAGAAGCAGGGTGCTACCGTGCTCTATGGTGGAAAGCCGCATGTACCGACGGATCCTAAATTAAAACATGGATTTTACATGACACTTTGCATTTTAACTGATTGCACAGATGACATGACCTGTGTGAGAGAGGAGATCTTTGGACCAGTTATGTCCATTTTatcatttgaaaatgaagaagaggTTCTGGAGCGGGCCAATGATACCATTTACGGACTGGCGGCTGGTGTCTTTACCAGGAATATCCAGCGGGCTCACAGGGTGGTGGCTCAGCTTCAGGTGGGAACATGCTACATTAACAACTACAACGTCAGTCCGGTGGAGCTGCCCTTTGGTGGATATAAGAAGTCAGGATTTGGCAGAAAGAACGGCTGCGTGACGGTTGAATACTATTCACAGCTCAAGATGGTGTATGTGGAGATGGGTGATGTGGAGTCACCTTTTGAAAACGAGTGA